In Ruminiclostridium josui JCM 17888, the genomic window CTGTTCAAACAAGATCCAAATTTCGATGTTTGTATTTATGATCCTCACATTGCTTCACATGAACTTCTCTGTACTGACCTTGAAGAAGCAGTAAGTGGAGGACATCTGATTATACTTGGTGTTAATCATGATGAATTTGCTAAAATTAATTTTTCAAAGCTGCAGCCGCTAATGGCGCAAGCCAACATATTTGATACAAGAAACTTCTATGACAGATCGGCGTTGATAGCAGCAGGCTTCAATTCTTATCTGCTTGGAGCGTAAAAACAACAGACTGCCCTTCGGTTTTTAGGCTCCGGAGGGCTTTTCTTGAATTGAAAGGAATCTCATGAAAAAAGTACTTATGATTGCACACCAGTTCCCCCCTATTGGAGGCTCTGGTGTTCAAAGAACTGTAAAATTTGTTAAATATTTGAGAAATTTTGATTATGAACCTATTATACTAACCAGAGATGCCTCGAAAGCGGCTTTAAAAGATGAAACTCTTTTAAAGGACGTTCCTGACGGGATAAAGGTAATCAGAACAATGGCTTGTGATTTTGCTGCTCTTCCTGGAGTATTCAAATATTTCGGAAAGATTGTAAACAAGCTTCTGATACCCGACTCTGAGCGAATATGGCAGCGGTTTGCCCGTAAGCAGGCTTTGGCTGCAATAAAAGATAACAAAATAGATGTAATATATACCACGTCTGCGCCTTACAGTGATCATCTGCTTGGTGTGTACCTGAAAAAGCAGTACCCTGAAATTCCACTTGTTTGCGATTTCAGAGACGAATGGACTAATAACCCTTACCATGTAAGAAAGGGTTTAAGAGCAAAAATTGAGCGTAATCAGGAAAAAATGGTTCTCAAGTACGCTGACTGTCTTATTACCAATACTCCTGTAATGCTTTCAAACTTTTTGAGGGACAACCCTGAAACCAAAGATAAATTTTATGTTATACCAAACGGCTATGACGATGAGGATTTTGAAGGTATTGAAGGTATTGAACCTTCAAACGACAAGTTCACACTGACATATACAGGACTTTTATACGGCAAGAGAAAGCCTGACAATTTCTTTGAAGCTCTAAAAAGAGCTATTGATGAAGGAAGTGTGGACAAGTCCAAAATTAGGGTCAGACTCATAGGAAATTATAAGGTTGAGCAGTTGCAAGAGGTTATTGACAGCTACAAATTAAGGGAAATTGTTTCTCTTATGCCTTACATGAAGCACAGAGAATGTCTTACTGAACTTATGAAATCTGACGCCCTTCTACTTATAGAACCGTCAGGCCCAGGTGCTGAAGCTTTTTATACTGGGAAGGTTTTTGAGTACATGAACACCAAACGGCCAATATTAGCGTCAATTCCCCAGCATGGTGCTGCAGCACAGCTTATAAAAGCTACAAAAACCGGTCTGGTTTCAGACTTTAATGATATTGAAACTACCAAAAAGAACCTTATTCAACTATATAATTGCTGGAGAAATGGTACAAATTCAGTAAATCCCGTAGTTGAGGAGGTTAAGAAGTTTGAAAGAAAAGAGCTTACAAAGTCACTGGTAGAAGTATTAAATAATTCATTTAAAAAGTAACTTGGAGGATTTTAACATGAAACTAATTGATGAAAAAGGCAGACTATTCGGTAAGGTTAATATTATTGATCTGGTAGTGGTTTTACTGGTTCTGTTATTGGCAGCAGCAGTCGGATACAAGGTATTAAGTCCAAAAATAGCTTCATCTCCTACAGCACAAGGAGAAGTAACAGCGGTTGTAAAATGTACTTTCAGAACCGATACAGTTGTTAGTCAAGTGAAGGCAGGACAACAGCTTGTTTTTGGTACTGACTATGTTCCAAATGCAACTATTGCAGAAGTTAAAGTAGTACCCTCGGATTATGTAACTACTGATGCCCAGGGTAAGGTTCATGTTGAGAAACACCCTACATTAAAAGATTTATATATAACCATAAAGGCAAAAGTTAATACAAATGCAGCAATATTAAAAGTTGGTACACAGGACCTTTGTCTTGGTAAGAAGTTTACAGTGAAAACACAAACTATGGAAATTGATGGTAACGTTGAAGTGGTCAATATCGCCAAATAATCAATTAACTTAATTTGAACAGGTGGTGATATACATGGAAAGCCTTACCAGTACAAGTGTTATTTATAGAATATTAGCGACCTTGAGCCGTTGGTTTAAATCTTCAGTTTTTTACAAAGTAATTTGTGTAATACTGGGATGGTGCAAAAATAGTCAGATAAACCGTTTTATATTGTGGTATCTTGGAAAAGATTCTTCTTTGAAACATTCTGTAACCTACAGGGTGTGTTCTAAGATTTTCGGATTATTTGACAGGCTTTGGGACAAGCTGTGTAACTTTGGTGTAAATTGCGGAAATTCCAGTGCTTTTATTTCCTTTATAAGAAATACATTTTGTGGTTCCGGCAGTTTTATCTCCTTTTCCCTTATAATACTGTTTTTTAGTATAGGTTTTGGAGTAACAACCTTTGCTTTAGGAACATTTAACACGATGAAGGCTGCTTTTATTATATTGGGAATAGTAGTGTCTCTGCTGCTTTTACCCGGCAGGAGAAAATGGAAAGCTTGCCTTGAAAACAGCATGTTCTGGCACTTTATGAAATACATTTTTGATTAAATAGTCAGTAAGGATAAACAAATACTATGAATAAAAAAACTGCTGTAATATTATTGATATTGGGATTGCTGGCAGGAGTGTGCGGAGCTTTTGCACCGACCTTTCTGCTGGTTGCATTTATTGCAGGCGTAATATTTACTGCCGCAATGATGTTTGATTATTCAAAATTTCTATATGTTCTGGGGTTTTATGTGTTGATTGACTACGTATTAAGGTATGTCATATCAAGTGCTTTGCTTGCAAGTTTCTGGGATGAACTGCTTTTTGTATTTGCACTGTGTTTGTGGCTATACAAATGGGTGGTTTATCGTAAACTAGACGGTTATGTTGCGACACCGTTAGATATACCTCTTGTATTCTTTGTGGTAATCTCAATATGTTTGCTTCTGGTTAATGCGCCTATAATGGCAATAGGTATTGCTGGTTTCAGACAGGTTGTGCAGCAGATGCTGTGGTACTTCGTCGTTGCACAGCTTGTAACATCTAGCAAAAACATAAGATGGTTCCTGTATATTATGGTATTTATCGGAGGCGTTCTGGGGCTTCATGGAATCTACCAATATATTACCCATGCAGAAATGCCGTCCTACTGGGTTGACAGGCTTGAATCCGGAATAAAAACAAGAGTTTTCTCAATAATAGGAAGCCCCAATATTTTGGGAAGCCTTATGGTATTGCTGATACCTGTGGCAATTTCCTTTGTTTTCAGTGAAAGGAAAATATTCAAGAAAATTCTATTCGCCGGAATAACTCTTGCAATGACTGCAACTCTTATATTTACATCCTCAAGGTCTGCATGGATAGGCTTTGTGGTAGCTATGGGCGTGTATTTCTGGCTCAAAGATAAGAGACTCATTTTATTGCTTGTTTTGATGGTTGCTGCCGCATATTTTGCAGTACCAACTATTGCACACAGAGTAAATTATCTATTAAGTCCTCAATACATGATAAGCAGTGCCGCTGGAGGAAGAATTGCAAGATGGACCATAGGTATTGCGGCGCTTAAGCAGCATCCTTGGTTCGGCCTTGGACTTGGACAATTTGGTGGCGCAGTTGCTCAGAATTTTAAAATACCAGGTGCATTCTACGTTGACAGTTATTTCTTAAAGATTGCTGTTGAAATGGGGCTTGTAGGCCTTACATCATTCTGTATTCTAATATATAATACTCTGGCATGGGGAATTCGTGCGGTTAAGAGAACAGTAGACCGCCAAAGCCTTAGCATGGCACAGGGTGTGTTTGCAGGAATGGTTGGCGTTGTGGTTCCTAACTTTGTTGAAAATGTATTTGAGGTTCCAATGATGACCGCTTATTTCTGGATGTTTGCAGCTGTCCTTATAGCCCTTGGCTTCACTATTCCTAATCAAGGACTGAAGCGACTCAATGTGGGAAGTATTAGATAGCTGAAGCTTGGGAAGATATTATAAAAGCCGTTTACCTCATTTGAAGTGAACGGCTTTTATTTGTGCAAGGTGTTTTAATAGCAAAAAAATAATGCTGAAAATATATCCATAGTGCAAGGGATACATTTCCGCATGAGTAGTATTCATTTTTTAAATCTTATATCTCATATCGCTTTCCCGCTTCAAGAAAGCCTGTCCCAAAAACTATCAGCAGCGGAATAACAGGCATATGGTATCTGGACTGAACCTCCAGAAAAGTGTATGAAAGCAGTAATCCTCCAAATATCATTAAAACTATAAGGGAATCATAGCGCTTCTCTTTTAGAGTATAAAAGCAAGTACATACAGCCATAAGAATAACCAAGATGTAAAATAGTTGGGATACTGCATAGAATGTTCTCGGGTGAGACTTCACAGTATTTTCCGCTTTGGAATCCTTTGATGAAATAGTGCTCCAATAATAACCGTAATTTTCATTTCCCCATTGTATTTCAAATTTTCTAAGTGCAAGTTTTGCAAAACCAACAGGATCATTTTTAATTCTGTTAAAGGCTATGTCCTTGGCTTCTTTCTGAACTTTTTCAAAATCAAAATTATTTTTCTCGATTAATGAAAAATCTTCATTGTTAAACATTCCATTAGCTTTGCTGTTTGTTCCAATCATAAGGTTAAAGCCTGAATCAGATTTTGTAATGTCAACACCTGTTGCCTTTTGTATTGGTAAATTTATTAGGTTAATAACTGCAAAATACACAGCTATAAAAAGCAATATTGATTTAAAACTCAATACTAAACTGGTAAAGTTATCAGCCCTGTAACGTTTGTACAGAAGTATGAACACTGCAAAAACAGGCAGCATAATCATTGCCATAGGTCTGATGAGCTGAGCTAAAGCCGTAACTAATCCTGCTCCAATAAGCACAATGTTGCCATTCCAAAACTCATGATTTTTGTAAGTATATTTCTTAATAAAATAAAGTGTCAGCAAAACTGCTCCTGTAAAAAACACCAAAAATACATGTTCTGAGGCAATAACAGAGGTATACATAATTTGTGCCGGCCACAAAGCACATAGCAATGAAGCCACTCTTCCTGCCCTTTCACCGTATAGCATTTTACCTCCGGCATAAATAATAAATACAAGTGCCAATGAAAGTAGCATGTTAAAGATTTTTATTGTCCATAAACCCGAACCGAAAATTGAAAAAAGTCCTGCCAATGTCATTCCAAAACCTATTTTAAAGGGAAATACTGCATAAAAATCTACAAATCCTTTGAAATCCCCTTGGCTTGCATTAACACCATAGTTGTACAAATGCAAAAAGTCTGAAAAAGGCTGAGTCTGAATATACCAATTCCATATTAAACGTGGTATCAAAACAGCCAAAACCAGCAATGTTACGAAAACTGCCTTATTTATCTTTATCAGAATATTAAACTTATATATTGCAAGTAAACCCGCACCGGCTCCAATAAAGTATATAATTCCAGCAAAGAAAGGTAATTTCAGCGCTGAAGGCCCTGATTTAAAAGCAGCAATCAAAGCAACTGATGTTAGAAGTACAATAGCACCAAATACTATAATATAAAATATAATGTCCTTGATTCTTGTTTTTTTCAAATCATCACTCCTCTTATTAAAATATTCCAAATGAAGAATACAATTAATTTTAACATAACCAGGTAAATAATACCTTATAAATTGATTTTAAAATACTCATATGGTAAGCTAAAAATTATTATTTTTCCTTTGAGAGGTAAACTTATGCGTACACAAAATATATACAAGAATTATGAACCTGCCGTTACCGATACTAACAAGGATTTCAAATGCGGTTATTGGTTTGTTTATTCCTCAAATAAACTGTTGATTATAAATGAAGAGAATGGAGGAAAAATTCCTCTTTACAGCCAATTAGAAGAACTTAGGCAAATATTAACTACACCCTTGTATCTGGGGAAATTTTATGGTCAACCTGCATATTGCATTGGAGTTTCCGACAACATAAAAGTACCAACTGGAATGTCTTTTGTAGATTTGAGGTCAACCTTCGGAGTACTTGATGAAGATTCTTTTTTACTGGCAAGTAAGGCTGTGCAGATAGTTGTTTGGGAGCAAACCCACCGTTTTTGTGGAAAATGCGGTTCTTTAACCCAAGAGCTCTACGGCGAACGTGCAAAGGTTTGTCCTGAATGTGGGTTTATAAGCTATCCTAGAATATGTCCCGCTGTAATTACCGCTGTTTTTAAAGAAAACAAGATACTCTTAGCCCATGCTCGCTCCTTTAAAGGTGACATGCACAGTCTGATAGCTGGTTTTGTTGAGGCTGGTGAAACGTTAGAAGAAGCTGTTGAAAGAGAGATAATGGAGGAAATCGGTATAAAGGTAAAAAATATAGCGTATTGGGGCAGTCAGCCGTGGCCTTACCCAAACTCACTAATGCTTGGTTTTACAGCAGAATATGAAAGTGGAGAAATAAATGTAGACGGAATTGAAATATCCCATGCTGACTGGTATGACGTTGAAAATTTACCCGAACTGCCTTCAAAAGTCAGTATTGCTAGAAAGATAATAGACTGGTATTCACAAGGACGTCCCTAAAACTAAATTAATATGTACTAAAAAATGGGCTGTCGCAAACTAATTCTTACCATTCTTAACCTGTACGTGAGAGTATAATTTGCATCAATGGAAGCTTGAAAGCAATCATTGATGCATCTTTATACGGAAGTATCAGTGTTAAAACAGTAAGTATTTCTGTTTTGCAACAGCCCATTTATGATTTTATTGAATTTCTATTCTATTATTAACCTTTTTGGTTTCACTCTTTGGAAGAACAATTGTGAGAATTCCATTTTCATACTTTGCAGAAACATCCTCATTTTTAACATTTTCAACATAGAAGCTTCTGCTGAAAGAACCGTATCTTCTTTCCTTTCTTATATAATTGTCTCGCTCTTCCTTTGTCTCCTGGTTCTGCTCAACTGCAATAGTAAGTGTATCATCTCGCAAATCCAGCTTGATATCTTCTTTTGCAACACCAGGAATTTCCGCTTCTACGATAAATTCCTTTTCATTTTCCTTGATGTCTGCTCTTATAGGGTTTACACCTGTAAATCCAAAAAAAGAATCATTGAAAAAACTATTGAACATATTTTCAATATCAAAAATACTTCCTCTCTCCTGCATTCTGTTGTTTCTGAATGGTACTATTCCAAACATAAAAACACCTCCAAATAATTTATATTTTATTTAATTTGATTTTGACTTTCTTTGACCTTATGATTTTATTCTACTCTCATCCCATTAATCTTTCAATATTATATTTTGACTTTCTCTGACCTTAGTGTATTGCAAAATTTGATTAAGCTTAAATATATTAAAAATACTTATTCTTTCTTAAAATTTCTCACTTTTTTATTTTTAATCCCTAACAACTGCAACACTTCATGCCAGTCTATAACTCCAACTAAAGCCATTAAGAAAATAGCTATTATAATATATGCACATACAGCGAATAATGTTTGCCATGCTGCTGAAAGGTTCATAAAATTGAAAAAGCTATATATGTATTTGCTTGATAAAACAAGGACTACAGTTACACCTGCCGGCAGTACTACCCACCTTCTTAAATCAATCATCATTCCTGTTTTTTTGGTTATTATAATAAAATTAAGTATACAGAATACGAAATAGCTGATAATTATACCAAAAACATATGCAGGTATGCCATAAACAGGTATCAGATAAAATACACAAAGTATTCTTATAACTGAGCCGATTATTGAATTTGTAAGTAAAAGTCCTTGCTTTCCCAAACCATTCATGATTCCGGTTAGTATTTGCTGTAAGTAAATAAATATACAAGTAAAGGACAATAAAAACATTGTACTTCCAACATTCTGACCGGGGTATACCAAGTTTGATATTTTGCCTGGATAGCAGGCAAATAGCGCCATAAACACAAACCCAACAACCATAGTAATCTGAATTGATTTTGATATTCTGAAATTAACCCTGCTGTAATTCTTTAATGACATGGATTCAGAAATAGCAGGAACAAGTGTTGTTGCTAGAGATGTTGTTACCAACGCTGGAAAAAATATCAGGGGCATTGCCATACCTGTCAATTTTCCATATTCTTCCATGCACTGTATATAATTCAGCCCCCCTACAAGAAGTCTTCTTGGAATCAGAATTACTTCTATGGCCTGCATAACAGACATTATAAAACGGTTAAAGGAAATTGGCACCGCACAATTCAGAATTGATTTTACCAGTTCTCTCTTTCTGGTACGGCCTTTAGTATTTTTTATAGCAGTATGGGGGTATTTCTTATATCTGTAGTAAATCGCAAGAACAAACAAATTGGACATTTCCCCCAATGCCATGCCCAACGTAGCCAAAGCGCATGCATATTCAAGTCCTGCTTTTAGAAACTGTGAAGCGAATATCAGCACTATAGCTATTTTAACAAGCTGTTCAACAATCTGTGATACGGCTGTAGGCGTAACTTCCTGAATTCCATAAAAATAGCCTTTATAGGCTGAAGCCGCAGCAATAAAAGGTATGCACGGCAGTAATATCCACACTGAAAAATATGTGCGGCTGTCTTTTAATAAAACATCTACTATAAAATCAATATTAAAGTACAGTACTATCGATACAAAAATACCTGTAACAAATACTGCAAACAATCCTACCTTAGATATTCGTTTTATGTTAACAGCATTTCCTTTTGCAAGTTCCTCCGCAACCATTTTTGAAACTGCAATGGAAACACCTGAAGTTAGTGTCAGAATTATCAAAGTGTAAAGTGGTACAATAAGCTGATAAACTCCCATGCCCTCTGCGCCAATAAGGTTTGACAGATATATTCTGTAAACAAAACCGATTAATCTTGTCACCAAGCCTGCGGCCATCAAAATTATTGCACCTGTTATAAACGTTTTTTTAGTCATGTGTACCTCAGTTTTTTTAATCTTAAACTATAATATTGATGTTGTTAACCTTTTATGACTCTAGGTTTCAAGGCTCATGGCATATATTACAGGTTGATACTCTAGAGCATGTCATTTATAATAGCCTCATCAGCTGCTAACACACCAGCCAATTGCTGTAAGCAGTCTACAGTTTATATAAGCATGCAGGCCTTTGGCCTAAAACTTAATCCAGTGAACACTTTGTTCGTCACTAAAAAGATCAAGTTTTTTGAACATTTATTAATTTTCACAACGGTCATTTAGATATAGAGAAAGACGATGACAGGGATAAAAAATAACCCCTTTGTTCATTTGCCTTATTTTTTTATGCCTTTGAACAAGGGCAACAGGAGGTCAAATATGATTAATCTTAACAAGAGGTTTGCATCTGGCATTATTGCTTTGTCTTTATGTGCAGTTTCAGCTCTACCTATTTACAATCTTGCAGCAGTAAAAAGTGAGAAAATTGTTTTTCCGGAAACAGAGTCATACATGTCTGATACAGAAAATGCAGTAAGTGCAGAACGTAAAATATTATATAGTAATTTAAACTATTTAGCAGCAAAAGAAACTACAACAGAACCTACCAAAGCAGTAATTAAACCCGCACCGGCAAAAAAAACTGTAAGTCCTGCAAAAAAAGCAACTACAAGTAAGACAAAAACATCAGCTCCAAGTACGGCTAAAAAAACAACCACAGTAAAGAAAGCAACCACAGTGAAAAAAACAACTGTGTCAAAAACCACCAAAAAAACTA contains:
- a CDS encoding Hsp20/alpha crystallin family protein; this translates as MFGIVPFRNNRMQERGSIFDIENMFNSFFNDSFFGFTGVNPIRADIKENEKEFIVEAEIPGVAKEDIKLDLRDDTLTIAVEQNQETKEERDNYIRKERRYGSFSRSFYVENVKNEDVSAKYENGILTIVLPKSETKKVNNRIEIQ
- a CDS encoding O-antigen ligase family protein, translated to MNKKTAVILLILGLLAGVCGAFAPTFLLVAFIAGVIFTAAMMFDYSKFLYVLGFYVLIDYVLRYVISSALLASFWDELLFVFALCLWLYKWVVYRKLDGYVATPLDIPLVFFVVISICLLLVNAPIMAIGIAGFRQVVQQMLWYFVVAQLVTSSKNIRWFLYIMVFIGGVLGLHGIYQYITHAEMPSYWVDRLESGIKTRVFSIIGSPNILGSLMVLLIPVAISFVFSERKIFKKILFAGITLAMTATLIFTSSRSAWIGFVVAMGVYFWLKDKRLILLLVLMVAAAYFAVPTIAHRVNYLLSPQYMISSAAGGRIARWTIGIAALKQHPWFGLGLGQFGGAVAQNFKIPGAFYVDSYFLKIAVEMGLVGLTSFCILIYNTLAWGIRAVKRTVDRQSLSMAQGVFAGMVGVVVPNFVENVFEVPMMTAYFWMFAAVLIALGFTIPNQGLKRLNVGSIR
- the nudC gene encoding NAD(+) diphosphatase encodes the protein MRTQNIYKNYEPAVTDTNKDFKCGYWFVYSSNKLLIINEENGGKIPLYSQLEELRQILTTPLYLGKFYGQPAYCIGVSDNIKVPTGMSFVDLRSTFGVLDEDSFLLASKAVQIVVWEQTHRFCGKCGSLTQELYGERAKVCPECGFISYPRICPAVITAVFKENKILLAHARSFKGDMHSLIAGFVEAGETLEEAVEREIMEEIGIKVKNIAYWGSQPWPYPNSLMLGFTAEYESGEINVDGIEISHADWYDVENLPELPSKVSIARKIIDWYSQGRP
- the spoVB gene encoding stage V sporulation protein B, whose product is MTKKTFITGAIILMAAGLVTRLIGFVYRIYLSNLIGAEGMGVYQLIVPLYTLIILTLTSGVSIAVSKMVAEELAKGNAVNIKRISKVGLFAVFVTGIFVSIVLYFNIDFIVDVLLKDSRTYFSVWILLPCIPFIAAASAYKGYFYGIQEVTPTAVSQIVEQLVKIAIVLIFASQFLKAGLEYACALATLGMALGEMSNLFVLAIYYRYKKYPHTAIKNTKGRTRKRELVKSILNCAVPISFNRFIMSVMQAIEVILIPRRLLVGGLNYIQCMEEYGKLTGMAMPLIFFPALVTTSLATTLVPAISESMSLKNYSRVNFRISKSIQITMVVGFVFMALFACYPGKISNLVYPGQNVGSTMFLLSFTCIFIYLQQILTGIMNGLGKQGLLLTNSIIGSVIRILCVFYLIPVYGIPAYVFGIIISYFVFCILNFIIITKKTGMMIDLRRWVVLPAGVTVVLVLSSKYIYSFFNFMNLSAAWQTLFAVCAYIIIAIFLMALVGVIDWHEVLQLLGIKNKKVRNFKKE
- a CDS encoding ArnT family glycosyltransferase — protein: MKKTRIKDIIFYIIVFGAIVLLTSVALIAAFKSGPSALKLPFFAGIIYFIGAGAGLLAIYKFNILIKINKAVFVTLLVLAVLIPRLIWNWYIQTQPFSDFLHLYNYGVNASQGDFKGFVDFYAVFPFKIGFGMTLAGLFSIFGSGLWTIKIFNMLLSLALVFIIYAGGKMLYGERAGRVASLLCALWPAQIMYTSVIASEHVFLVFFTGAVLLTLYFIKKYTYKNHEFWNGNIVLIGAGLVTALAQLIRPMAMIMLPVFAVFILLYKRYRADNFTSLVLSFKSILLFIAVYFAVINLINLPIQKATGVDITKSDSGFNLMIGTNSKANGMFNNEDFSLIEKNNFDFEKVQKEAKDIAFNRIKNDPVGFAKLALRKFEIQWGNENYGYYWSTISSKDSKAENTVKSHPRTFYAVSQLFYILVILMAVCTCFYTLKEKRYDSLIVLMIFGGLLLSYTFLEVQSRYHMPVIPLLIVFGTGFLEAGKRYEI
- a CDS encoding DUF4330 domain-containing protein; this encodes MKLIDEKGRLFGKVNIIDLVVVLLVLLLAAAVGYKVLSPKIASSPTAQGEVTAVVKCTFRTDTVVSQVKAGQQLVFGTDYVPNATIAEVKVVPSDYVTTDAQGKVHVEKHPTLKDLYITIKAKVNTNAAILKVGTQDLCLGKKFTVKTQTMEIDGNVEVVNIAK
- a CDS encoding glycosyltransferase family 4 protein: MKKVLMIAHQFPPIGGSGVQRTVKFVKYLRNFDYEPIILTRDASKAALKDETLLKDVPDGIKVIRTMACDFAALPGVFKYFGKIVNKLLIPDSERIWQRFARKQALAAIKDNKIDVIYTTSAPYSDHLLGVYLKKQYPEIPLVCDFRDEWTNNPYHVRKGLRAKIERNQEKMVLKYADCLITNTPVMLSNFLRDNPETKDKFYVIPNGYDDEDFEGIEGIEPSNDKFTLTYTGLLYGKRKPDNFFEALKRAIDEGSVDKSKIRVRLIGNYKVEQLQEVIDSYKLREIVSLMPYMKHRECLTELMKSDALLLIEPSGPGAEAFYTGKVFEYMNTKRPILASIPQHGAAAQLIKATKTGLVSDFNDIETTKKNLIQLYNCWRNGTNSVNPVVEEVKKFERKELTKSLVEVLNNSFKK